The following DNA comes from Arcobacter cloacae.
GCTGCTCTTATTCCTAACTCTTTTTCATCTTGTGAAACAACATCAGCTTTTGTTTGAACAGATTTTGCAATAGCTATTTGAATATTTTTTTCATCATTTAAATCATTTTGTTCTAACCACTCAAAAAAATCTTTGTTAAAAGTAACTGCCATTTTTACAATCTCAGCAACTCCTGCGCCAAACTCTCTTTTTGGTAAAGTTTTTAGCATTGATGGGTCGATATAAACTGCAATTGGTTGATGAAAAGCACCAATTAAATTTTTTCCAAATTTATTATTTATTCCTGTTTTCCCACCAACACTTGCATCAACTTGAGAAAGTAAAGTTGTTGGTATTTGTACAAAATCAATTCCTCTTTGATAAATTGAAGCAGCAAATCCAGTCATATCTCCAATAACTCCACCACCAAAAGCAACAAGAAGCGATTTTCTATCTAATCTTTTTTCAAAACAATGTTCTAAAATAGATTCTAATGTTTGCATATGCTTATACTCTTCACCATCAGGGATTGTACAAACACTTAACTCTCGTGCATTAAGCTTTGATTTTAAATACTCCAAATGAAAACCACTAACAGTAGGATTTGTAACTATTACTACTTTTCTATCAAAATATAACTCTTTTAGTTCTTCTATAAAAATTTCGTATGAATTATCATGGGGTAAATTTATTTTAACAGTCATTTTATTTATCCAAATTATTTATTTAATAAGGTTTCTATATTAGCTAAATTGAGGTTAAACAAGGCTAAATTATTTTAAATTCAAATCTAATCTACTTTTAGCTATAATAAAATAAAATCAAGATTAAAAGGATTTCTTATTAAAACTTTTACTTCATTAAACTTAGATGAAAAAATTATAAAAGCATTAGAAGATTTAAATTACGAAGAAGCTACGCAAATACAAACAAAAACTATTCCTTTGGCACTTAAAAAAAGAGATATTTTAGCAGCTGCACAAAGTGGTACAGGTAAAACTGCTGCTTTTTTATTGCCAATTTTAGAAGAACTATTAGAGAAAAAACAACCTAACACTCCTATTTTAAGAGCTTTAATTTTAGTTCCAACAAGAGAACTTGCAACTCAAATAGCAAAAGCTGTTGATGATTATGCTAAATATATGGATATTGAAAGACTAGCTGTTTTTGGTGGCGTTTCTGCAAAAGAACAAGAGAGAAAAATAGCAAAAGGTATTGATATTTTAGTTGCTACAAGTGGTAGATTGATGGAACATATAAAAAATAAAAGTGTTGATTTATCAAGTGTTACAACTGTTGTAATCGATGAAGTTGATACTATGCTTGATATGGGATTTTTAGAAGATATTGAATCTATTTTACCAAATGTTGGACCACATAGACAAATTATGATGTTTAGTGCAACAATGAATCAAAATGTAAAAAAACTTGCAAAAGAGTTTTTAACAGACCCTGTTGTAATTGAAGTAGCAAGCCAACGTTCAACTGTAAAAATAATTGATCAACAAATAGTTTTAGTTGATGAAAACAAAAAAGCTGAACTATTATCTTATTTAATTGGTTCAAGAAACTACTCTCAAGTTTTAGTTTTTGTTAATATGAAAAAAGAGGCTGATGAATTAGTAGAACACCTTGAACTTGATGGACTAAGTGCTTTATGTATACATGGAGATGTAAGACAAAGCGCAAGAGGAAAAGCTCTTAAAAAGTTTAAATCAGGGGATATTAGAGTTCTAGTAGCAACAGATATTGCAGCACGGGGAATTGATATAGAACTTCTTCCTGTTGTTGTAAATTATGCTTTACCTGAAACAATAAGTGATTATACACATAGAATTGGAAGAACAGGACGTGCTGGAAATGCGGGAACTGCAATCACTCTTTTAAGTGTAAAAGATTATAAATTGATGATTGAAATTGAAAAAGAGTTAATTATAAACGTACCAAGAGTAGAGATTGAAGGTTTTGAAACAACAGAAAAAAAACCAAGACTTTTCAAAGCAAGACCAAAACAACTAAGTGTTAAAAAAGCAGAAGCAAAAAAAGCTGCCAAAAAAACAGGTTATACAAAAACTAATGCACCTGAAAAAAAACCTGCTAAAAAAAGAAAAACAACAAAAAGAGATTCAAATAGAAGTTTTGGAAAATAAAAGTAGTAAAAAACTACTTTTATTTAAAAACTACTTCATACTTTCATAAATACCTTTTATAGCATCCATAAAATAAGGATGATGATTAGGAGCCTTTGCAACTCTATAATCTTTAATACCAAGCTCATGGGCAACTTCACCGTACTCAAGAACTAATTCACCTTGTGTTTCTGAATTATCAACTGTAAATGAAATAGGATAGATTATTACTTTTGATTTTATCTCTTTTAATTTATCTTCCATATAAGGTCGTAACCACTCCATTGGTCCTAATCTTGATTGATATGCAACATGGATTTTTTTAAAACTTATATTTTGATCTTCTAACTCTTTTTTTGCACATTCCACATTTGCTAAAATATGTTTTTGATATAAATCACCTTTGTTTATAGTTCTTTGTGTTAAACCATGTGCTGAAAAAACCAATTCAAAATCATTTGAATCTTCACCATTTAAAGCCTCTTTTATTCGCTCAACTATTACTTTGTTATACAAAGGATTATCATAATAACTATCTATTGTTTTTATTTTTTTATCAATATTATATTTTTTTGCAACTTTTATAAAATCTTCAATAGATGATTTTGTAGTTGTACTTGAATAGTGTGGATACATAGGAATTGCATATATCTCATCATAATTTTTAAGTTTTGGCATAATATCACTTGCGAAGGGTGGTGTGTATCTCATTTCATAAAAAACATCAGCATCAAGCTGTTTATTCAATCTTCTTACTAATCTTTTTGTATGTCCAACAATAGGAGACATTCCACCTAATTCTTTGTAGTTTTGCTTTGCAATTTCCAATCTTTTAAACACAATTAATGAACCAATCATTGCTCTTATTGGTTGAGGAGCGCCAATTATATATTTATCATTAAACATATTTTTTAGAAAAACTTTTACTTCATTTAGGTTATTTGGTCCACCCATATTCATCAAAACAACTGCTCTTTTCAATTTTTACCCTTTTCTAAAATCTCTTTTGTAGCTTTATGTCTATAATCAAACATTTTTTGTAAATCTTTTTTTACAAATCCCTCTAGTAATTTTCCAAAAATTCCAAAAGGCATTTTAAAAGTAATTACATCTTTCATTTCACACATATTTCCATGTTTTATAAAAATATGTTTATGTTCCCAATAGGAAAATGGTGATTTTAATGCAAAATCAACCAATAAATTTGGCTCATCAATCTTTTCTATTTTTACTTCCCAATTCATTGGTATAAAATATTTAGTACTTTTGATTTTTAATATTTGTCCAACTTGTGGTTTAAAATCTTTTGTTAAGAGTTCGACTTTTGTATCTTTTGGAGTGATAAATGTTAGATTATTTGTATCTAAGTGAAACTCAAATAAAGATTTTATATCACAACTTATATATGAACTTTTTATAAATGTTTGCATTTTTGTATCCTTGTACAAAATATTTTATACAAGGGAAATTTACAAAAATAAAGGCTTGTTTAGTAGGTTGTTTTTGTAGGTTTATAGATTAGTTCTTCTTTTAATAATTATCAACAAATTAAAAATTCTTATTTAATCATCTTCAAAATTCAATCTACAACCAAGTGATGGGCTTGTTTCTATTAGTTGATGATTGAATTTACTTCTTAATCTATATAATAATGTTCTTAATGTACTATCAGATATAGAGTTATTTCCCCATATATAATGTTCTATCGATTCAAAAGGAACAGTTGTTCCTTTTGCTTTTATGAGAACTTCTAAAAATAATCTTTCATTTTTTGTGATAGATATTTCTTGTGTTTCATAATAAATTTTCAAATGTTCTTCAAAACTATAATAATAGTTTGAAGAGAGTTTTTGCCTATTAATTATAATTTTTTCTTTTAGATTTTTTTGTAATTTATAAGCTACTAAATTTATTGTTGTTTTTAAATCATTACGATTAAATGGTTTAACTAAATATCCAGCTGGTTCTGTTGCAACAGCATTAGCTACTGTTTCATCATCACAATAAGCACTTACAAATATTATTGGAATACTATCTTTTTCATTTATTTTCTTGGATATTTCAATACCATTTATACTATTTTTTAGAAATATATCCATCAAAATAATATCAGGTTTGTTATCTAAAATTGATTTCATTGTATCTTCATAATTTGTTACAATATCCGTTACTTCGTACCCTAATTTTTTTAAAGTACTTTTTGTATCAAGTGCAACAATTGTTTCATCTTCAACTATTAAAATTTTTATCATTATAAAATCTACCTCTATTTTTTTATAATACAAAACTATCGTCACATTCTCGTCACAATACTATTCTTT
Coding sequences within:
- the aroB gene encoding 3-dehydroquinate synthase — its product is MTVKINLPHDNSYEIFIEELKELYFDRKVVIVTNPTVSGFHLEYLKSKLNARELSVCTIPDGEEYKHMQTLESILEHCFEKRLDRKSLLVAFGGGVIGDMTGFAASIYQRGIDFVQIPTTLLSQVDASVGGKTGINNKFGKNLIGAFHQPIAVYIDPSMLKTLPKREFGAGVAEIVKMAVTFNKDFFEWLEQNDLNDEKNIQIAIAKSVQTKADVVSQDEKELGIRAALNYGHTFGHVIENETNYDTYLHGEAVGIGMCMANALAVKIGLMSQEEALRVKSLLEKYNIPTTYKIKDVEDFYEHFFLDKKSLDNKIKFILPVGIGNCKITNEVSKTDVIEILKGF
- a CDS encoding DEAD/DEAH box helicase, with translation MQTKTIPLALKKRDILAAAQSGTGKTAAFLLPILEELLEKKQPNTPILRALILVPTRELATQIAKAVDDYAKYMDIERLAVFGGVSAKEQERKIAKGIDILVATSGRLMEHIKNKSVDLSSVTTVVIDEVDTMLDMGFLEDIESILPNVGPHRQIMMFSATMNQNVKKLAKEFLTDPVVIEVASQRSTVKIIDQQIVLVDENKKAELLSYLIGSRNYSQVLVFVNMKKEADELVEHLELDGLSALCIHGDVRQSARGKALKKFKSGDIRVLVATDIAARGIDIELLPVVVNYALPETISDYTHRIGRTGRAGNAGTAITLLSVKDYKLMIEIEKELIINVPRVEIEGFETTEKKPRLFKARPKQLSVKKAEAKKAAKKTGYTKTNAPEKKPAKKRKTTKRDSNRSFGK
- the hemH gene encoding ferrochelatase, with the translated sequence MKRAVVLMNMGGPNNLNEVKVFLKNMFNDKYIIGAPQPIRAMIGSLIVFKRLEIAKQNYKELGGMSPIVGHTKRLVRRLNKQLDADVFYEMRYTPPFASDIMPKLKNYDEIYAIPMYPHYSSTTTKSSIEDFIKVAKKYNIDKKIKTIDSYYDNPLYNKVIVERIKEALNGEDSNDFELVFSAHGLTQRTINKGDLYQKHILANVECAKKELEDQNISFKKIHVAYQSRLGPMEWLRPYMEDKLKEIKSKVIIYPISFTVDNSETQGELVLEYGEVAHELGIKDYRVAKAPNHHPYFMDAIKGIYESMK
- a CDS encoding SRPBCC family protein, which gives rise to MQTFIKSSYISCDIKSLFEFHLDTNNLTFITPKDTKVELLTKDFKPQVGQILKIKSTKYFIPMNWEVKIEKIDEPNLLVDFALKSPFSYWEHKHIFIKHGNMCEMKDVITFKMPFGIFGKLLEGFVKKDLQKMFDYRHKATKEILEKGKN
- a CDS encoding response regulator; translation: MIKILIVEDETIVALDTKSTLKKLGYEVTDIVTNYEDTMKSILDNKPDIILMDIFLKNSINGIEISKKINEKDSIPIIFVSAYCDDETVANAVATEPAGYLVKPFNRNDLKTTINLVAYKLQKNLKEKIIINRQKLSSNYYYSFEEHLKIYYETQEISITKNERLFLEVLIKAKGTTVPFESIEHYIWGNNSISDSTLRTLLYRLRSKFNHQLIETSPSLGCRLNFEDD